A genomic stretch from Thermonema lapsum includes:
- a CDS encoding YbjN domain-containing protein produces MGYLDYAVYVDEAFRLLGINPEDARAAYPGCWSFERGSIKMMVMLNTTPTADEDDEKGETISFICKIMDVPRRRKRQFFQRLLEFNHSFVNERFELFAGEVYLAACRFLKGLDPVEVASIMDEMSATADQVKEMLLKEFEDAIDKRTTKSA; encoded by the coding sequence ATGGGATATTTAGATTATGCCGTATATGTGGATGAGGCTTTCCGTCTTTTGGGAATAAACCCCGAGGATGCTCGTGCAGCCTATCCCGGCTGTTGGTCTTTTGAGCGAGGCAGCATCAAGATGATGGTCATGCTCAACACAACCCCCACAGCCGACGAAGATGACGAAAAGGGGGAGACCATCTCTTTTATTTGTAAAATCATGGATGTTCCGCGTCGTCGCAAGCGCCAGTTCTTTCAACGTCTTTTAGAGTTCAACCATTCTTTCGTCAATGAACGTTTTGAGTTGTTTGCCGGGGAAGTATATCTGGCTGCCTGTCGCTTTCTCAAAGGATTAGACCCCGTAGAGGTGGCTTCTATCATGGACGAAATGAGCGCTACTGCCGACCAAGTGAAAGAAATGCTGCTCAAGGAGTTTGAAGATGCCATCGACAAGCGTACGACCAAATCAGCATAA
- a CDS encoding GNAT family N-acetyltransferase — MSREYFIAAYVPDNTLDLLLADGWRHFGTYFFRHTTELHCGVEVDVMPLRIRLCDFSMKKRQQKIWRRNQRFLTLIRPFRFGMQKQLLFEKHKQRFKEHVPSHLFDFLPEHPERPTRIHEVCVYDEERLIAASFIDIGQMATSAIYAMFDPDYASFSLGIYTLLVEIDYARQQGKQYHYLGYAYPVPSHYDYKKQFNALEYYDWKKWNCFPDSVPIPRSSSNNKKAQ, encoded by the coding sequence ATGAGCAGAGAGTATTTTATTGCCGCTTACGTGCCGGACAACACCCTTGACCTGCTACTGGCTGACGGCTGGCGCCACTTTGGTACCTACTTTTTCCGGCACACTACCGAGCTCCACTGCGGTGTGGAAGTAGATGTGATGCCCCTGCGCATAAGGCTTTGTGATTTTTCAATGAAAAAACGGCAGCAAAAAATATGGCGACGCAACCAACGCTTTTTGACCCTCATACGCCCCTTTCGCTTTGGTATGCAAAAACAGTTGCTTTTCGAAAAACACAAACAGCGGTTCAAAGAGCATGTTCCATCCCATTTGTTCGACTTCTTACCGGAACATCCAGAGCGCCCCACACGCATCCATGAAGTATGTGTTTACGACGAGGAGCGGTTGATTGCCGCCAGTTTCATAGACATCGGGCAGATGGCTACCTCGGCTATTTATGCCATGTTTGACCCTGATTATGCTTCTTTCAGCTTGGGAATTTACACCCTTCTTGTAGAAATTGACTATGCCCGCCAGCAGGGCAAGCAATACCACTATTTAGGTTATGCCTATCCAGTGCCTTCGCACTATGACTACAAAAAACAATTCAATGCCTTGGAATACTATGATTGGAAAAAATGGAACTGCTTCCCGGACAGTGTGCCTATCCCAAGAAGCAGCTCAAACAATAAAAAAGCACAATAA
- a CDS encoding M1 family metallopeptidase — protein MKKHIFLLLLSGILYLPNVFAQRPGYWQQRAEYIMDIDFDVEKHRFKGKQKLIYYNNSPDELDRVFYHLYFNAFQPGSMMDVRSRTIMDPDPRVRDRIAKLKADEIGYHKILSLKQNGKPLNYEVVGTVLEVQLAEPIKPGKKAVFEMEFESQVPVQIRRSGRNNAEGIAYSMTQWYPKMAEYDEQGWHAHPYIGREFYGVWGSFDVTIHIDSSYVVAATGVLQNPQEIGHGYEDKNQALKRPKGNKLHWHFKAENVHDFAWAADPDYQHTTAQVPGGPTLHFFFQADANQSGNWDKLPGYMIEAFQIMNREFGQYPYPVFSFVQGGDGGMEYPMLTLIVGRGSLDRLVGVATHEFIHNWYYGILGTNEALYPWMDEGFTSFAEDYVFDKIMGIHSPNPFKSSYDSYFRLVQYGLQEPLSTHADHYNTNMAYSIASYSMGAIFLRQLSYIIGEEAFRKGMLDYFNTWKFKHPTPNDFIRIMEKASGLELDWYKEYWIYSTKHIDYAIDKVVSKGTKTEITLRRVKEMPMPIDLHVTLASGEKHIFHIPLQIMRGAKKGNTQNYHVEADWGWVYPTYTFEIPFPIDNIRQIVIDPEEYMADIDRSNNAYPADSSLDARGR, from the coding sequence ATGAAAAAGCATATCTTTTTACTTCTACTCAGTGGTATTCTGTACCTGCCCAATGTCTTTGCTCAACGACCCGGCTATTGGCAGCAGCGCGCTGAGTACATCATGGACATCGATTTCGATGTGGAGAAGCACCGCTTCAAGGGAAAACAAAAACTCATCTATTACAACAACTCCCCCGATGAGCTCGACCGTGTATTTTATCACCTTTATTTTAATGCCTTTCAACCGGGCAGTATGATGGACGTGCGCTCGCGTACCATCATGGACCCCGACCCGCGCGTACGAGACCGCATTGCCAAGCTCAAAGCAGACGAAATCGGCTATCATAAAATATTGAGCTTGAAACAGAACGGAAAGCCTCTCAACTACGAAGTTGTGGGCACCGTGTTGGAAGTACAACTTGCCGAGCCCATCAAACCCGGCAAAAAGGCTGTCTTTGAAATGGAGTTTGAAAGCCAAGTGCCAGTGCAAATTCGCCGCAGTGGACGCAACAATGCCGAAGGCATCGCTTACTCCATGACACAGTGGTATCCCAAAATGGCTGAATACGACGAACAAGGCTGGCATGCACACCCCTACATAGGACGCGAGTTTTACGGCGTATGGGGCAGCTTCGACGTAACCATACACATCGACTCTTCTTACGTAGTAGCCGCCACGGGTGTGTTGCAAAACCCGCAAGAGATAGGGCACGGCTATGAAGATAAAAACCAAGCGCTGAAACGTCCTAAGGGCAACAAACTACACTGGCACTTCAAAGCCGAGAACGTGCATGATTTTGCATGGGCTGCCGACCCCGACTACCAACATACTACCGCACAAGTGCCCGGTGGACCTACCCTACACTTTTTCTTTCAAGCCGATGCCAACCAAAGTGGTAACTGGGACAAGCTCCCCGGCTATATGATAGAAGCCTTTCAAATCATGAACCGCGAGTTCGGGCAATACCCTTACCCTGTATTCTCTTTTGTGCAAGGAGGAGACGGCGGCATGGAATACCCTATGCTCACGCTGATTGTGGGCAGGGGCTCACTCGACCGCTTAGTAGGCGTAGCCACGCACGAGTTCATTCATAACTGGTATTATGGCATTTTGGGTACCAACGAAGCGCTCTACCCTTGGATGGACGAAGGCTTCACCTCTTTTGCCGAAGATTATGTGTTCGACAAAATCATGGGCATTCACTCGCCTAATCCATTCAAAAGCAGCTATGACAGCTACTTCCGCTTGGTGCAGTACGGGCTACAGGAACCGCTCAGCACCCATGCCGACCACTACAACACCAACATGGCTTATTCAATAGCCAGTTACTCGATGGGCGCTATCTTTTTGCGACAGCTGTCTTACATCATCGGCGAAGAAGCTTTCCGTAAAGGCATGCTTGATTATTTCAACACTTGGAAATTCAAGCACCCCACCCCCAATGACTTTATCCGCATTATGGAAAAAGCCTCCGGCTTGGAACTCGACTGGTACAAAGAATACTGGATTTACAGCACCAAACACATAGACTATGCCATAGACAAGGTCGTGAGTAAAGGCACGAAAACGGAAATCACCTTGCGCAGGGTGAAAGAAATGCCCATGCCCATTGACCTGCACGTAACACTTGCTTCAGGTGAAAAACATATCTTCCACATTCCGCTGCAAATCATGCGCGGCGCTAAAAAAGGCAATACCCAAAATTATCATGTAGAAGCCGATTGGGGCTGGGTTTACCCAACCTATACCTTTGAAATTCCCTTCCCTATCGACAACATCCGTCAAATCGTCATTGACCCGGAAGAGTATATGGCAGACATAGACCGCAGCAACAACGCATATCCAGCAGATAGCAGCTTGGATGCGCGCGGCAGATAA
- a CDS encoding TonB-dependent receptor — MKRLSLLLLSFCLSVLTVWAQNTGTLRGKVYDAESGETLVGATVFEPTTSIGTATDLDGHFELQLPAGVYTIEISYVSYQTKKIEGVEIKAREVVTLNVPMTGALTALQEVVVTAKMEQNNESAILLQQKNSSRVLDGISAETFTKTGDRDAGAALRRITGVSVEGGRYVYVRGLGDRYSKATLNSAEIPSLDPSRNAVQFDIFPSNLLDNLIVYKTFSADLPGDFSGGLVNVKTKEFPEYFTLSVNSSYAYNTQATFNPNFLTYQGGKTDWLGFDDGTRAVPAVAAGQIPSVAFASNAQVRQQLTTISRSFNKVMAPSTQAPFLNQRHSFSLGNRIDWKGRPLGYIIALSYQTDNNYYENAQMGRYAFSGGALRELLYADNLRYGEQNVLWGALTNLSYKLSDNHKLSLNLMRNQSGTQSATYFAGRNLQNFDESVVFESRVLDYMQRSLTNAQLKGEHYLPGLAKARIEWHSAYTLSSQEQPDLRMFADDYTERNGVREYSISPSVYTQPTRFYRDLNETNIDNKFNISIPFKAWGNESKFKVGVSSLMKDRSFRERRLTYRIQNISDFKGDIDLFLADENLGIIEEGNSYTIKTVVQDDSEKRNQYDAQQQVWAAYVMTDLQLSPKWKINAGLRIEKTYMTLESLDPSKGKAKLDNLDPLPAVNVIYSLRNDMNLRASYSRTLARPTFRELAPFASFDFIGDFVLTGNPNLRRTLIDNFDLRWEVFPRAGELISISAFYKQFDGAIERALVPQAQNTEFSFRNVDHAFLVGTELEIRKALDFISPALRHFQAAVNTSYIYSRVDIPEQEYALIKAVDPSQPSTRPFFAQSPYLVNAILNYNNEDKGFDASASLNVFGPRLMVVSAGATPNVFEQPRPALNITLRQRFGAQKQWAITARGTNLLNPEYRMVNTYDGREYPYLSYRLGQTFTLGVSYTIE; from the coding sequence ATGAAACGATTATCCCTTCTACTCCTGAGTTTCTGCCTGTCTGTCTTGACAGTATGGGCGCAAAATACTGGCACCTTGCGCGGTAAGGTCTATGATGCTGAATCAGGCGAGACCCTTGTTGGGGCTACAGTATTCGAGCCCACTACCTCCATAGGTACAGCCACCGACCTTGACGGACATTTCGAACTGCAGTTGCCAGCAGGTGTTTATACCATCGAAATCTCTTATGTGTCGTATCAAACCAAAAAGATTGAAGGGGTAGAGATAAAAGCCAGAGAGGTAGTTACACTCAATGTGCCCATGACAGGCGCATTGACTGCCTTGCAGGAGGTGGTAGTTACCGCCAAAATGGAACAAAACAACGAGTCGGCTATCCTGCTTCAGCAAAAAAACTCATCTAGAGTACTGGATGGCATTTCTGCCGAAACCTTTACCAAGACTGGCGATCGCGATGCCGGTGCGGCTTTGCGTCGTATTACCGGCGTGTCAGTGGAAGGTGGACGTTATGTGTATGTGCGTGGCTTGGGCGACCGCTATTCTAAAGCCACCCTCAACAGTGCCGAAATCCCCAGCTTGGACCCCAGCCGCAACGCGGTTCAATTTGATATTTTCCCTAGCAATCTACTTGACAACCTCATAGTATATAAAACATTCTCTGCCGACTTGCCCGGTGATTTTTCCGGCGGCTTGGTCAATGTAAAGACGAAAGAATTCCCTGAATACTTTACCTTGAGTGTCAATTCTTCTTATGCTTACAACACGCAAGCCACCTTCAATCCCAACTTCCTGACCTATCAAGGAGGCAAAACCGATTGGCTCGGATTTGATGATGGCACTCGTGCCGTACCTGCCGTAGCTGCCGGTCAAATCCCCAGTGTTGCTTTTGCCAGCAATGCCCAAGTGCGTCAGCAGCTGACCACCATTTCGCGCAGTTTCAATAAAGTGATGGCACCTTCTACCCAAGCGCCCTTCTTGAATCAACGCCATAGTTTCTCTCTTGGCAATCGAATCGACTGGAAAGGACGTCCTTTGGGCTACATCATAGCTTTGAGCTACCAAACTGACAATAATTACTACGAAAATGCACAGATGGGGCGCTATGCCTTCTCGGGCGGCGCCTTGCGCGAGCTGCTCTATGCCGACAACCTTCGCTACGGCGAGCAAAATGTACTGTGGGGCGCTTTGACAAACTTGTCCTACAAGCTGAGCGACAACCATAAGTTGAGCCTGAACCTGATGCGCAACCAAAGCGGCACCCAGTCGGCAACCTACTTTGCTGGACGCAACCTTCAAAACTTCGACGAATCGGTAGTCTTTGAATCACGCGTACTCGACTATATGCAGCGCTCTCTAACCAATGCCCAATTGAAAGGAGAACACTATTTGCCCGGCTTGGCAAAAGCCCGTATCGAATGGCATTCGGCTTATACGCTCAGCAGCCAAGAACAACCCGACTTGCGCATGTTTGCCGATGACTATACAGAAAGAAACGGTGTAAGAGAATACTCAATTTCTCCTTCTGTATATACACAGCCCACCCGTTTTTATCGCGACTTGAACGAAACCAACATAGACAACAAGTTCAATATAAGTATTCCTTTCAAAGCTTGGGGGAATGAGTCGAAATTCAAAGTAGGGGTCTCTTCACTCATGAAAGACCGTTCTTTCCGTGAACGTCGCCTGACCTATCGCATTCAGAATATCTCAGATTTCAAGGGCGACATAGACCTCTTCCTTGCCGATGAAAACTTGGGTATCATCGAGGAAGGAAACAGCTATACTATTAAGACCGTTGTTCAAGACGACAGCGAGAAGCGCAACCAATATGACGCGCAGCAGCAAGTGTGGGCTGCCTATGTGATGACCGACCTGCAACTGAGCCCCAAATGGAAAATAAATGCCGGCTTGCGCATAGAAAAAACCTATATGACTTTGGAAAGCTTAGACCCCTCGAAAGGAAAAGCCAAGCTGGACAATCTGGACCCCTTGCCGGCAGTCAACGTCATTTACAGTTTACGCAACGACATGAATTTGCGTGCAAGCTATAGCCGCACTTTGGCACGCCCCACCTTCCGTGAGTTGGCACCCTTTGCCTCTTTCGACTTTATCGGAGATTTTGTCTTGACAGGTAACCCCAACTTGCGCCGCACGTTGATTGATAATTTTGACTTGCGTTGGGAGGTGTTTCCGCGTGCCGGTGAGTTGATTTCGATAAGTGCTTTCTATAAACAATTCGACGGAGCCATTGAACGCGCCTTGGTGCCACAGGCTCAAAATACCGAGTTTTCCTTCCGCAATGTGGACCATGCTTTCCTTGTTGGTACAGAGCTTGAAATACGCAAAGCCCTTGATTTTATTTCGCCTGCTTTGCGTCACTTCCAAGCGGCGGTCAATACCAGCTATATTTATTCGAGGGTAGATATCCCCGAACAAGAGTATGCTTTGATTAAAGCAGTAGACCCCTCGCAGCCTTCTACGCGCCCCTTCTTTGCACAGTCGCCTTATCTGGTAAATGCCATCCTGAACTATAACAACGAGGACAAAGGCTTTGATGCCAGTGCCAGCCTGAATGTGTTTGGTCCCCGTTTAATGGTGGTGAGTGCAGGGGCTACCCCCAACGTGTTTGAACAACCGCGCCCAGCTTTGAATATCACCTTGCGCCAACGCTTCGGCGCTCAAAAACAATGGGCAATCACTGCCCGTGGCACCAACCTACTGAATCCTGAATATCGTATGGTGAATACCTACGATGGTAGGGAATACCCCTATCTGTCCTATCGCTTAGGACAAACCTTTACTTTGGGTGTAAGCTACACCATAGAATAA
- a CDS encoding MBL fold metallo-hydrolase RNA specificity domain-containing protein produces the protein MDVNIKFLGGARSVTGSKYLLDIGDFRLLLDCGLFQGLKELRQRNWQGLGVEVNTIDAVVLTHAHIDHSGYLPRLCKEGYQNPVYCTEPTAALLELLLPDAAQLQEEEAHYANKKGYSKHNPPLPLYTAEDAQAVFPLLRAQPFDEWSNIHERVKIRYRYAGHILGAAIVEMLIQGDEQQKKLVFSGDLGRYHDPVMYPPVAVEESDILLVESTYGNRKVEKEEVTEQLADLVNRVCRREGVVLIPAFSVGRTQTLLYLLTRLMDEGKIPRLFIYVDSPMAISATYLYKKYRVYHKLKDEDLSHGHDVFNHPQIRYYRTQQASMSLNDLRSPAIIISASGMCTGGRILHHLYHRLPRYEDMVLFVGYQAEGTRGRDLLEGKEMIKIFGEHVPVHAEVAMLPGLSAHADSEELLRWLSNFHSAPKYTFVVHGEAPAAAAMKEQIENRLKWKHVVVPNFMESFRLFDGI, from the coding sequence ATGGATGTGAACATCAAGTTTTTGGGCGGGGCACGCAGTGTAACAGGCTCCAAGTATTTGTTAGATATAGGCGACTTTCGTTTACTGCTTGACTGCGGTCTTTTCCAAGGTTTAAAAGAACTGCGACAGCGCAACTGGCAGGGCTTAGGGGTGGAGGTGAATACCATAGATGCCGTAGTGCTGACGCATGCGCATATAGACCATTCCGGTTATTTACCCCGTCTTTGCAAAGAGGGTTATCAAAACCCGGTGTATTGCACCGAACCGACCGCCGCCTTGCTCGAATTGCTGCTGCCCGACGCAGCACAGCTGCAGGAAGAAGAAGCGCACTATGCCAACAAGAAGGGGTATTCCAAGCACAATCCACCCTTGCCGCTCTATACAGCAGAAGATGCACAGGCAGTCTTCCCTTTGCTTCGGGCGCAGCCTTTCGATGAATGGAGCAATATCCATGAGCGTGTGAAGATACGCTATCGCTATGCCGGTCATATTTTAGGCGCTGCCATTGTGGAAATGCTCATTCAAGGCGACGAACAACAAAAGAAACTGGTTTTTTCGGGTGATTTGGGGCGTTATCATGACCCCGTGATGTATCCACCCGTAGCAGTCGAGGAAAGCGATATTCTGCTTGTAGAGTCCACTTATGGCAACCGGAAAGTGGAAAAAGAGGAAGTGACAGAGCAGTTGGCTGATTTGGTGAACCGGGTGTGCCGCCGCGAGGGGGTAGTGCTGATTCCTGCTTTCAGTGTGGGGCGCACCCAAACGCTGCTTTATTTACTTACACGTTTGATGGACGAAGGCAAAATTCCGCGTTTATTCATTTATGTGGATAGCCCCATGGCTATCAGTGCCACTTACCTCTACAAGAAGTACCGGGTTTATCATAAATTAAAAGACGAGGACCTTAGCCATGGGCACGATGTGTTCAACCATCCTCAAATTCGTTATTATCGCACACAGCAGGCTTCTATGAGCTTGAATGATTTGCGTAGCCCGGCAATCATTATTTCGGCAAGTGGCATGTGTACCGGCGGGCGCATCCTGCATCACCTCTATCATCGTTTGCCCCGTTACGAGGATATGGTATTGTTTGTAGGTTATCAGGCAGAAGGTACGCGGGGTCGCGACCTGCTCGAAGGCAAAGAGATGATTAAAATATTTGGTGAGCATGTGCCTGTCCATGCCGAAGTGGCTATGTTGCCCGGACTTTCTGCCCATGCCGATAGCGAGGAGTTGCTGCGCTGGTTGAGTAACTTCCATTCCGCGCCCAAGTACACCTTTGTGGTGCATGGCGAAGCCCCCGCTGCTGCTGCTATGAAAGAACAGATAGAAAACCGTTTAAAATGGAAGCATGTGGTTGTACCAAACTTTATGGAGTCTTTTCGTTTGTTTGATGGAATATGA
- a CDS encoding transketolase, with protein sequence MKNDIKTLERIATQVRRDIIRMVHGAQSGHPGGSLGCTELLVALYFEVMEHNPNFNMEGKNEDLFFLSNGHISPVWYSVLARSGYFDIKELATFRKINSRLQGHPATHEGLPGIRVASGSLGQGLSVAIGAAQGKKLNHDPHTVFVLMGDGEQQEGQIWEAAMYAAHHKVDNLIGIIDYNDKQIDGPVHEVMNVGNLRNKYEAFGWQVLEMNGNDMQEVVETLYHAKTLTGKGKPILIVMSTIMGYGVDFMMNDHHWHGVAPNDEQAARALAQLEETLGDY encoded by the coding sequence ATGAAAAACGATATAAAAACGCTCGAGCGCATCGCCACACAAGTACGGCGCGACATCATCCGCATGGTTCATGGTGCACAGTCGGGGCATCCGGGTGGCTCGCTGGGGTGTACCGAACTGCTGGTCGCTCTTTATTTTGAAGTGATGGAACACAATCCGAATTTCAACATGGAAGGAAAAAACGAAGACCTCTTTTTCCTTTCCAATGGGCATATATCACCGGTATGGTACAGCGTATTGGCGCGTAGCGGCTATTTCGACATCAAAGAGCTGGCTACCTTCCGCAAAATAAACTCACGCCTGCAAGGACACCCCGCCACCCACGAAGGATTGCCGGGCATACGAGTGGCTTCCGGCTCACTGGGGCAAGGGCTTTCGGTGGCTATTGGGGCTGCCCAAGGCAAGAAGCTAAACCATGACCCGCATACAGTTTTTGTTCTTATGGGCGATGGCGAGCAGCAGGAAGGGCAAATATGGGAAGCTGCCATGTATGCTGCCCACCACAAAGTAGACAATCTCATCGGCATTATCGACTACAACGACAAACAAATAGACGGTCCCGTTCATGAAGTAATGAACGTAGGCAACTTGCGCAACAAATACGAAGCCTTCGGCTGGCAAGTACTTGAAATGAACGGCAATGACATGCAAGAGGTAGTAGAAACCCTTTATCATGCCAAGACGCTCACCGGGAAAGGAAAACCCATCCTGATTGTCATGAGCACCATCATGGGCTACGGTGTGGATTTCATGATGAACGACCACCACTGGCATGGCGTAGCCCCCAACGACGAGCAAGCAGCCCGCGCCTTGGCTCAACTCGAAGAAACGCTGGGCGACTATTAA
- a CDS encoding hydroxymethylglutaryl-CoA reductase has protein sequence MNFIPSILLKQLYTHGSLKNVEGGVSLRIKNRLKDADLVAIKRMKIDDRVFDASQIIVDLLDGSPTFKASEMKEKIHFPLRKQIELMVPCQPLPEGMHHIEVEFKASPFGNLTIKTDDAIKKEPEDLKRIPRDPSDDYSESIIKARQKFVEEFTGKKLEHVPHYSFDPHITQGNCEHFIGVAQVPMGIAGPLKINGEHAQGEFLIPLATSEGTLVASYNRGMKVLNLSGGVTCTVIGDAMQRAPVFIFENAREAREFAKWVEDNFDHIAREAEATSSVAKLKEIDTYLSNKFAFMRFNYYTGDAAGQNMVGRATFAACGWILDNYTPGKIKQFYLESNFATDKKASQVNVMRTRGKRVVAECTVKREVLQQIMRVDTEKLFYHYNVANVGSILSGANNNGLHSANAITAMFIATGQDVANVSESSAGVLYCELTPEKDLYMSITIPSLIVATYGGGTGLATQRECLELLGCYGKGKVNKFAEIVAGVVLAGELSLASAISTFDWISSHEEYGRNR, from the coding sequence ATGAACTTTATACCAAGTATCTTGTTGAAGCAGCTCTACACCCATGGAAGCCTTAAGAACGTAGAAGGCGGTGTGAGTTTGCGCATTAAAAACCGCCTCAAAGACGCCGACCTGGTAGCCATCAAGCGCATGAAAATCGACGACCGGGTTTTTGATGCCAGTCAAATTATCGTAGACCTGCTCGATGGCAGTCCCACTTTCAAGGCATCAGAAATGAAGGAAAAGATTCATTTCCCCTTGCGCAAGCAAATTGAACTGATGGTGCCCTGCCAGCCCTTGCCCGAAGGTATGCACCATATTGAGGTGGAATTCAAGGCGTCGCCTTTTGGCAATTTGACCATCAAAACGGATGATGCTATTAAAAAAGAACCAGAAGACCTGAAAAGAATACCCCGCGACCCCAGCGACGACTACAGCGAAAGCATTATTAAAGCTCGACAGAAGTTTGTGGAGGAATTCACAGGTAAAAAGCTGGAGCACGTGCCTCACTACTCTTTCGACCCTCATATAACACAGGGCAACTGCGAGCATTTTATAGGGGTGGCACAGGTACCCATGGGTATAGCTGGTCCCCTGAAAATCAATGGCGAACACGCGCAAGGGGAGTTTCTTATCCCACTGGCTACTTCAGAGGGCACTCTTGTGGCTTCTTATAACCGCGGCATGAAAGTGTTGAACCTGAGTGGGGGAGTTACCTGCACTGTCATTGGCGATGCCATGCAACGTGCACCGGTATTTATTTTCGAGAATGCCCGTGAAGCCCGTGAATTTGCCAAATGGGTAGAAGATAACTTTGACCACATAGCGCGTGAAGCAGAGGCTACCTCCAGTGTGGCAAAGCTCAAAGAAATAGACACTTATCTGTCGAATAAGTTCGCTTTTATGCGCTTCAACTACTACACCGGCGATGCCGCCGGGCAGAATATGGTAGGGCGTGCCACTTTTGCCGCCTGTGGTTGGATTTTAGATAACTACACCCCCGGTAAAATCAAGCAGTTCTATCTCGAATCGAACTTCGCTACCGACAAGAAAGCCTCGCAAGTGAATGTCATGCGCACTCGTGGCAAGCGGGTAGTAGCCGAGTGCACCGTAAAACGTGAAGTGCTGCAGCAAATCATGCGCGTGGATACGGAAAAGCTGTTTTATCATTACAATGTAGCCAATGTGGGTTCCATCCTTTCGGGTGCCAACAACAACGGGCTACACTCGGCTAATGCCATTACTGCCATGTTTATCGCTACGGGGCAGGACGTCGCCAATGTGTCGGAGTCCTCGGCAGGGGTGCTCTACTGTGAGCTCACGCCCGAAAAAGACCTTTATATGAGCATTACCATCCCTTCGTTGATTGTGGCTACTTATGGCGGAGGCACGGGCTTGGCTACCCAGCGCGAGTGCTTAGAGCTGTTGGGCTGCTATGGCAAAGGCAAAGTGAACAAGTTTGCCGAGATAGTAGCGGGGGTGGTGCTTGCCGGTGAGCTGTCGCTGGCATCGGCTATTTCTACCTTCGATTGGATTTCGAGCCACGAAGAATATGGACGTAACCGATAA
- a CDS encoding DUF6976 family protein, giving the protein MKGKLYDITEARALIEAGRLLVIAGDDSLLRRLPKGNWIGGSNPYLLDTDGGKHSRELLYVKDFTELAQQYKFKLYDSETIEQVATDAYDNGLILLVLPFFTDVHFQFALKAPSLPNQYINPLMGWVAGVDFDKVGVELPAVYLQGQRYQDKGVALHIQLPAHKVGRVEIINVYEQGDGDLITFEEDGFFHTHCLVNGERRHLYDYMLTQNSFLPLVADYTGAKINVGMIKDDANRRMIFAAPTFRGVEYRLAKPVEGDYTSRFFEELSKENGKEIEYSYSCLYNYFNFELEGKPLPGFTGVFTYGEIGYHLLNVTFVYLVIEDML; this is encoded by the coding sequence ATGAAAGGAAAACTATACGATATTACAGAAGCACGTGCTTTGATAGAAGCAGGACGCTTGCTCGTGATTGCTGGCGATGACAGCCTGCTGCGCCGTTTGCCTAAAGGCAACTGGATTGGTGGCAGCAACCCTTATCTTTTAGACACAGACGGTGGCAAACACAGCCGAGAGTTGTTGTATGTGAAGGATTTTACGGAGCTGGCACAGCAATACAAATTCAAACTATATGACTCAGAAACCATAGAGCAAGTGGCTACCGATGCCTATGACAACGGGCTTATCCTGTTGGTACTTCCTTTCTTCACCGACGTGCATTTTCAATTCGCTCTCAAGGCACCGTCTCTGCCCAATCAATACATCAACCCTTTGATGGGCTGGGTGGCAGGCGTCGATTTCGACAAAGTAGGCGTGGAACTACCCGCTGTGTACTTGCAAGGGCAGCGTTATCAAGATAAAGGCGTGGCTTTGCATATACAATTGCCTGCCCATAAGGTGGGGCGTGTCGAAATCATCAACGTGTATGAGCAAGGCGATGGCGACCTTATCACTTTCGAAGAGGATGGCTTTTTTCATACGCACTGTTTGGTGAACGGCGAGCGCCGCCATCTCTATGATTACATGCTCACGCAAAACAGCTTTTTGCCGTTGGTTGCCGATTATACCGGCGCCAAAATCAACGTGGGCATGATAAAAGATGATGCCAACCGACGGATGATTTTTGCAGCACCTACTTTTCGGGGAGTAGAATACCGTTTGGCAAAGCCGGTAGAAGGCGATTATACGAGCCGCTTTTTTGAAGAGCTGAGCAAAGAGAATGGGAAGGAAATAGAATATTCCTACAGCTGCCTCTATAACTATTTTAATTTTGAGCTGGAAGGGAAGCCCCTACCCGGTTTCACCGGCGTATTTACCTACGGTGAGATAGGGTACCACCTTTTGAATGTGACTTTCGTTTATTTAGTCATAGAAGATATGCTATAA